In Bradyrhizobium sp. 170, the DNA window GATAACGCAGCCGCTCGGTCCATGGCGCCACCGCCGAGGCCGTCACCCAGGAATCCTCGCAGCTTCGCCCGGTCGGCAGCAGCACGCCGAAATAGCCGAGCTGGTCCGCAGCCTGCGCGATCTGGCGCAGGTAATTGAAGTTCACCTCGCGTCCGCCCGTCGTGGTGCCGAGATAACGGCCGTCGCCATGCGTCGGCAGGAACCAGAGGATGTTGGCGCTTTGTTGCGTGCTCACGATCCGGACCTCCGGGCCACGTCAGAAATCTTGATTTGTTTTGGAAAAAGCCCGAGTGCGAAGAACGCGTCCGCAACCTGTTGCTGGTCGTTGATCACGCTTTCGGTGATCGGCTTGATGCCGTAGGACTGTCGCTTGAGCGCGACTTCGACGACGGGCACGGAAAGCCCGATCGCAGGTGCAAGCTGCTCGGCGACGGCATGGATGTCGCCCTTGGCCCAATCGTCGACCTCGCTGAGCTGAGCGAGCACGAGATCGATGATCTTCGGATCGCTCTCCACTAACTTCTTCGATGAGAAGTAGAACTGGTAGTTCGCGACGATGCCGGCGCCGTCGGCGAGCGTGCGCGCGCCGGTGGCGGCTTCGGCGGCGGCCTGGAACGGATCCCAGATCACCCAGGCATCGACCGCGCCGCGCTCGAACGCCGCACGCGCGTCGGCCGGGGCGAGAAACACCGGCTCGATCTCGGAATATTTGACGCCGGCCTTCTCCAGCGCCTTCACCAGCAGATAGTGAACGTTGGAGCCCTTGTTCAGCGCGACCTTCTTGCCTTTCAGCTCGGCGACGGAGTTCAGCTTGCTGTCCTTCGGTACCAGGATCGCCTCGCCCTTCGGGGCCGGCGGCTCATAGGCGACGTACTGGATCGGTGCGCCCGCGGCTTGGGCAAAGATCGGCGGCGCTTCGCCGGTGTTGCCGAAATCGATCGCGCCGACATTGAGCGCTTCGAGCAGCGGCGGACCGGACGGAAACTCCGTCCACAGCACCTTGTAGCCGGCGGCCTTCAGCTTCTCTTCCAGAGTACCCTTGCTCTTGAGCAGCACCAGCTTGCCGTATTTCTGGAAGCCGATGCGAACCACCTTGTCTTGCTTGTCTTGGCCGTAGGAAGCGCCGACGGTCGCGGCGACCATGCTGATCGACAGCACGGCGCCGGCGAGCAAGCGTTGAATCAAACGCGTCATGAGTTATTTCCTTTGTTGGAATTCAGCTTTGGGTATGGCGCCAGACGATGTCGCGCACGGCGATCGGCCTCGGGATCAGCCCGAGCTTGTGGAAGCGATCGGCGACCGCCTGCTGCGTCGTGACAATCTCGGCGGTGACCGGGCCGATCAGGAATGACGCGCGGTTGGCGGCGACGGTCTGGACCTCGAGCGGCACGCCGGTGACCGTGGCGAGCGCGCTGGCGACCTCGGCGCGATTGGCCTCGGCCCAGCGCGCGGCCTCCCCCAGGCCGTCGATCACCTCGCGGGTTTCCCGCACATGGGTGTTCGCGAAATCACGGTTGGCGAGGTAGAACGAATTGGTCTTGGCCACTTCATAGGCGTTGACGAGAATCCGGCCGTTCTGGCGCTTCTCGCCGATCGCAAAATATGGATCCCAGACCGCCCACGCCTCGATGCTGCCATTGGCGAACGCCGGCCCTGCATCGGGCGGCGTCAGATAGACCGGCGTGATATCCTCATAGGTCAGCCCGGCTTTCTCCAGCGTGGCGATCACCACGTTATGCGCACTGCTGCCCTTGGTGAATCCGACGCGCTTGCCCTTCAGGTCGGCAA includes these proteins:
- a CDS encoding sulfonate ABC transporter substrate-binding protein → MRRREFLGLSFGGAIAALSSRAQAQASLKEVRIGYQKTGVLVIARQQAVLEKRFAGKQIGVKWIEFTSGPPLLEAMSTGSVDFGAVGDTPPIFAQAANANIVYVAGSPITNGQGILVPANSGIRSIADLKGKRVGFTKGSSAHNVVIATLEKAGLTYEDITPVYLTPPDAGPAFANGSIEAWAVWDPYFAIGEKRQNGRILVNAYEVAKTNSFYLANRDFANTHVRETREVIDGLGEAARWAEANRAEVASALATVTGVPLEVQTVAANRASFLIGPVTAEIVTTQQAVADRFHKLGLIPRPIAVRDIVWRHTQS
- a CDS encoding sulfonate ABC transporter substrate-binding protein, giving the protein MVAATVGASYGQDKQDKVVRIGFQKYGKLVLLKSKGTLEEKLKAAGYKVLWTEFPSGPPLLEALNVGAIDFGNTGEAPPIFAQAAGAPIQYVAYEPPAPKGEAILVPKDSKLNSVAELKGKKVALNKGSNVHYLLVKALEKAGVKYSEIEPVFLAPADARAAFERGAVDAWVIWDPFQAAAEAATGARTLADGAGIVANYQFYFSSKKLVESDPKIIDLVLAQLSEVDDWAKGDIHAVAEQLAPAIGLSVPVVEVALKRQSYGIKPITESVINDQQQVADAFFALGLFPKQIKISDVARRSGS